TTCTTTCTACTTTGTTGCTGAGCATTGCTCTTTCCTGCTTGTCTGTTTCTTCTTTTTCTACAGAGCCGCTTACTGCATTTAATATCCTTTGAACGTCTTCTTTGTCTGCAACTTGTTTAAATTTTTCATCTAATTCATCTTTGGTGTAGAAAATATCTGTAAGACCTTCAAACTTTTTATCAACACCGTTAAACCTTTCGTCCATTTTTCCAAATCTTTCATCCATTTTTTCAAATCTTTCGTTTAGATTTGAGAACTCGCCCTGCATCATTCGGGCTAAATCTTCATTTGTTACTTCTTCATTGTTTTTTTCTTCTGCCATATTATTATTCTTTTAATTCTATTAAATTATCTTTTGATAGTTGGCTTAAATATGGCTTAGAACAATCTTTACACAATTGCACACCTTTTACTGACTTACTTGGAATGAGTTCATAAAGAGATAAATCAAACAAACCTATGTTTGTGTCAGCCTCCTTTTCACACTTGTCACATTTTATAACTCGCATAATATTGTGATTCACGGTTCGGGGACAGTTCGGCAGGTTTCTACGGTGAGCTCGTCGAACCGCTCAATACTTACACGCACCATCTGGCGAACATCCCCAAAACGTGAATTGGTTTGGGTTAATTACTGCTATCTTATTATATCAATATTATATCAATGAACTACGAAATTTCCTTGTGGATTACTTATCAGTAAAATCAGCTACTATCAGTGGAATCACCATCAACAAGCTCGCCGGAATCGGTAGGCTCATCGGAAATATTTTCATCATCACTTGAAGTAATTTCAACCTCCTCGCACCTATTCAATAATTCAAAAGCGGTTATTATGTTGCGCAAGCCACCCTCTTCAAGCAACAGACCGGACTCTTCCAAAAGGGCTTCGTCCGCGCATGCTTCCATTAAAATACTTACCTGTATATTTAACGCCTCGTATGGGTCTTTCTCGTTAACTAAACTGGTCCACACCTCTACCTTTTCATTTACCTGGGCGACTTCTTTTTCTATTGTTTCTTTGTTACCGCTTTCCTTTGCCAAAGCGATATCTTTTTTATAACTTTCAAGAGCTTCCGATACCCCTTCGGCAAGCTCAGGATTAAACGAAGCGGCACCTTCAGCGGCGAATCGGGTTGAAGCGATCCTGCTTATCTCGTTTACTCTTCGCTCTGCGTATTTTGCCTGAAGGACAGTGCCGTCCATCTCGCTAAAAGTTACCGCGCTCCTTAAGTCCTCGCCTGCAAGTTTCGCGCCATAAAGCGGACTTCCCGGAAGAGAGTTTTGCGCCATTGTCGCGCTTAGTACCATTAAGGCAAAAATACCAAGTGTAAAAGCACCCGCCCACTTTGGCTGAGCAAGAGTCCTCTCGAACCATGAACCGCGGATTGATGCGGATTCACGAACCGCGGATTGATGCGGATTTAGGGCTTCCTGTGAAGCGTCTATGTGAGCAATAAGATTTGCGCGCGCGGAAACAGCCCAATCTTCTTGGGGTTTAATTTGTTTTAGTTCTTTTAATTGTTTTCTGAGAGTTTGGTCGTCCATCGCTCTGTGCAAGTTAATGCCGCGGATTAATGCAGATTAAGCTGATTAAATACGGATGAAACTAATAAGAATACTTAAATTTCTACTAACTATGACGAGTTACCTGGCTTTTTGTTACGCGCTTCGTCATATACATAGCGTTTTATTATAAGTTTTTCAGGCGTAAAAGCAACCAATAGACCAAGTTTATATTCTGATTGTTTAAGATAATCCCAGAATTGTTTCATATCATCTTTTGTTATGTGGGGTTTTGACTTAAGCTCTAAAAATATTTTATCTTCTATAACGAAATCCGGTATATATTTCCCTATTTCTATACCCTTATAATGCAGTTTTACAGGAACCTGAGTTTCAAATTTTAAACCTGCCTCTTCTAACTCTACTGAAAGCGCCTTTTCAATAGTTTTCTCTCTAATGCTGCCTAATTCATTGTAGACAGAAAAGCATGCTCCTCGTATTTTATATGTTATATCCTCGTATAATAATTTCGGCATAAAATCCGCTATAAATCCGCGTTTATCCGCGGTTAAGTCATTTTTATTTCTTCTGTAGTCAGCTTTCCTCTCAGTTCCTTCAACGCTCTAAAAACTCCTACCCTCACTGCTACTTCTGTTTTGCCTAAAATTTCGGCTATTTCGGTGTTTGAGAGTTCTTCTATATACCGCAAGGTTATAAGTTCTGCGTGATTACCGCCCAATTCGGACAACGCAGTCTGGACACTTTCCATGCTTGTCCGAATGTCCAGAATATCCCCAATGTCCGAACCACTGGTGTCCAATACACCGGTCTGACCGGTGTTGTCCAAATACTCAAGGAGGTTTTCGTCATCTATGGCGAACTCTTTGCTTGTAGAGCTTTTTCGGTAGTGGTCCGCCATTGTGTTATATGCTGTTTTGTATAAATAGGCGCGTTCGTTATCGGGGTATTTTTCGGGGTTTCGGCTTAAATAGTCCCACGCCTTTGCAAACGCCTCTGCTGTTAAATCCTGGGCAAGTTCATCGGATGCTACTTTAACACGCAGGAAACGATAAATAGACGCGTGGTGCGCGTCGTATGCTTTTATGAAGTTGGTTTTTAATTTGATTAATTTCATTAATCAGAGATTGCACTGATTATAGCTGATAACGCTGATGATGCTTAAGTAGTATAGTCAGGTGTCCAAATTTTACGCTTTATAGTTAGTGGACTACTGCCAAAATTTATAAGTAAACCTAATCTATACCCTGTACCTTGTAGATAATAAACTAATTGATTCTCGTGTGCTTTAGGTAAATACGGAACAGACTTTAATTCAAGAATTACTTTATTTTCAACTACAAAATCGGGCTTATATACGCCAACTTTCTCATTCTGATACTTAATTGGAAGCGTTTTTTCTCTTTCATATTTGATACCTTCTTTATCTAAGGCGATAGCTAGTGCTTTTTGATAGATTTTTTCTTTATGCCCGAATCCTAATTCATTATAAACTTTAAAAACACAGCCACGCACTTTATATGTTAAATTTTCGTATAGATACTTATTTTGACGCATAATATCAGTGTAATCAGCTATTATCAGCGAAATCCCATTAGCTACGCTAAGCGATACTTCGCTCCATTTGTCTTTCCGTGCTTGGTTACTTTGCCCATTTTTATCAATTTATCCAGATCCCGCCTTATTGTGCGAGGGCTTATGTCTTGTAAAATATTTGAAAGATCTGCTACCTGTACTGCTCCGTTATTGCCCAAATGGGTGAGGATTGTTTCGTGCCTGTCCGTTAAAGGCGAACCCTCACTGCGAGCCCTCGTGGCCTTTAACGGACCAGGGTCGTCGCTTACACGAGGGGCGCCTGCATATTCGCCAAATTCAGATACTAAACTTTTTGCATTTCCTGCTTCAGACACAGAAGCAGATTTTAACACATTTTCGCTATTTTGTATATAATTTTTCTCTCTCCTTTCGGGAATATCAAGAGAAGAGCCCGCGTGCCCTTCGGCAAGCCCTTCGACAGACTCAGGGCGATGCTCAGGACTCCGCTCGTCCGCAAGCTCTACGTGCGGCTCTTCGGCCTCTTCTACTCCCGTGTAAATACCCGCGTAAAGAGGGCCACCTGCAGGCGGAGCATAAGATGCCTGTCTGGGTCCTTCGACAGGCCCTTCGGCAAGCTCAGGACGATGCTCAGGGCGATGCTCAGGATTACGCTCGTTATTTAATGACGTAACTGAGTCGTTATTCTTACCGTCCTCCGCTCTTTCAGAGCTACGGAACGGCAAGCCGTCCTGGGCTTNNNNNNNNNNNNNNNNNNNNNNNNNNNNNNNNNNNNNNNNNNNNNNNNNNNNNNNNNNNNNNNNNNNNNNNNNNNNNNNNNNNNNNNNNNNNNNNNNNNNTTTCAGAGCTACGGAACGGCAAGCCGTCCTGGGCTTCGGTTTGCACGGATAAATCTACCTCGTAAGATGCCTCCTGAATCCCCTCTTTTATCGGTTCTATTTGTTCGGGCATTTCAAAGGAGTTGCGAAGTTTAAAAAGCTCGTGCTTTAAGACTTCAAAATTGCTTTCATGTAGCCATTTTTGCTCGCTTGCTATCTCGCAGTAGTGGACAAGAGTTCGTACAGAATTTACAAATTTAACATATCTGTCCGATTCTTTTCCCGCGTAAATATGTTCTACATGGGAGAGGATGTTTAACGCCTCTTCGCGCATTTTTAAGCGCAAATGTTCCTGGGGCGGAAACTTGTCCGTAACCCTGTAAACCGCCAAAACCAGCGCGTACAAGTAGTCGCGCTTGTTTTGTATATCTATGTTATTTTGGGATTCGGACATTCCCTTTATGGTAACCAAAAACCTTGCCGGTGGCAAGGTTTTATGACCAGAATATGTGGACAAAATGGGACAAAAAAACTAAGTCCTAATTGCTAATAACTAACTTGCATAAAAACTGTCTCTCGGTGTATAATTTAGAAGTTATGCCAGAAAATAATTTCAAGCAAACAAAAGAGCGGGCGAGGAAAATATATGACGCAAAAGGCAAGATTTTTAATCCCTATTTGCAAACCGATGTTGAATTAACCTCCGATGGATTCCACCATTTAAGATATTCTGCAAGAAGGGAGAGAAATAAAAAAGAACAAATATTAAAAATGAACCTACTTCCTTTAGCCCTAAAAGTTATAGGCAAATCAGGCACTCTCCAGGAACATAGAAAAACAGTAGAACCCATAGGTAAAAAATCTGCAAAAGACGGAATGAGGAAAACAAAAGAAGTTGAATACTGGGCCTTTATAGCCATAGCTAGTCAAAATCCTGAAATAAAAATAAAAACTATACTAAAAAGAATTGGTGATGGGAAGGTGACGTTTTGGAGTGTGATGCCATATTCCAAGCTAAAAAATAATGTAAAACAAAAGTTATACAGTGGGGATATGGAAAACGACTAAACAAAAATACCGCCGAAAAGCGGTATTTTTGTTGTGCTTGCCTTCAGCTTAGGAGTTCCTTAGCTGAACGGGGCTTTCGCCCACAAGCACACTTTCAATATAACGCTTTTTAGATGAGTTGTCAATGAGTTTTCCACAACCTTAATTTTGTGTAATTAATTTATGTTACTTCCTGTCTGATAGAAGTTATATTCCCCCTCACATGCGTGCATATGAGGGACTGCGCCCTTCGGCAAGCTCAGGGCTTGCTTTTTAGTTTATTGGAGTGCTTGTCTGATAAAAGTTATACTCCTTAGCATTTACCTCGTAAATTTGGTTCCAGTTGTACCCGCGGCTCTCAAATGTGGCGGGGGTGATGTTAAGCCACTGCTTAAGTGTGTGGGTAGAATTTAGCTCGTACACTCTGTAGTCCCCTATAAACTTAATAAGACGGCTCTCTTCGTAGGCGTCTAAAACAGCGGGCTGTACATCTATAATGTCCTGCCAGCGCAGGTGCCCGTATTGTTCAAAAATCTCGGCTGTGGGTATCCAGCGTTTCCATCCTACGCATGAAGCTTCGGACTGGCAGGGTGTTCCCCCTTCGCACGAGGCTTCGGACGGACAAGCTTTCTTTATTACATATACTTTTGGGTCGCCTATGGCACGTAAAAGAGCGCCGTCGGCGTAATCTATATCGCCGTTAACCCGGCCTGTTTCCCCTGCCTGCGCCGAGGCTTCGGCAGGCAGGCCTGCTTTAGTTACAGTATTTACTTTAATGGTAAATGAGCCGGCGGGAGGGTTTAAAAACAATGAAGTGTAGTAATTTGAAGGCGCGATAACTACCGATATGACACTCGTGCCAAAACCGTCTATAAATACGATATCTTTGGAGTCTGCCATGTCCATAAAACGCACAACACTCCTGCCTGTTATGTCTGTGACAATGTAGGGAACCTCAAAACTGCCGGAGCTTTGGGAGCTGTCAAACTCCAGGCGCAAAACATTCGCTCCGTTTGTGCCGAGCTGTCCGGGCACAAACCTTAACCATGAGGCGGCGCCGTAATCCACGAAAAAGTTAGTTGTTATGGCGCTGTTTTGGAATATTGAGTATTGAAGAGGTGTTGTTATGTGAAAATTGCTAAAATTTAAACCCGCTGTACGGTAGGCGTATTTGCCTGAAGAGTTTATGTAATTCGCGATATTCCAGTTGGTAAATGTGTCGCGGAAAGTGTCTGTAGAACCTACAACAGATAGGGCCCGTGTTACGCCCTCTTCCCCTGAAACAGGCGCGCGCATAATTTCTGTTATAACACCTGTGCCGTACTGCCCTACAAGATAGTGCGTAAACATAGAAGAGGCGGCAATATCCACGGGAGTTTCTTTCCAATTTAAAAGAGAATTTGAAGGAAAAGAAAGAAAATCTCTTGCCCTTGTTTCAAGGTAACTGCCGCTATAAGAGGAGTTGTAACCTAAAAGCGTGGGCGCGTAATCTGCCAACCCTTCGGATAGCCAGCGTTCTTGTTTTTGCCTGAGGAGAGTTCTTTGGTTATATTCTATTAAATGCACAAACTCGTGCGCCACATGAACCTTTGCTGTACTGTCTAAAACCGTGTCC
This DNA window, taken from Candidatus Spechtbacterales bacterium, encodes the following:
- a CDS encoding GxxExxY protein yields the protein MRQNKYLYENLTYKVRGCVFKVYNELGFGHKEKIYQKALAIALDKEGIKYEREKTLPIKYQNEKVGVYKPDFVVENKVILELKSVPYLPKAHENQLVYYLQGTGYRLGLLINFGSSPLTIKRKIWTPDYTT
- a CDS encoding GxxExxY protein, whose amino-acid sequence is MPKLLYEDITYKIRGACFSVYNELGSIREKTIEKALSVELEEAGLKFETQVPVKLHYKGIEIGKYIPDFVIEDKIFLELKSKPHITKDDMKQFWDYLKQSEYKLGLLVAFTPEKLIIKRYVYDEARNKKPGNSS
- a CDS encoding DUF5667 domain-containing protein, giving the protein MDDQTLRKQLKELKQIKPQEDWAVSARANLIAHIDASQEALNPHQSAVRESASIRGSWFERTLAQPKWAGAFTLGIFALMVLSATMAQNSLPGSPLYGAKLAGEDLRSAVTFSEMDGTVLQAKYAERRVNEISRIASTRFAAEGAASFNPELAEGVSEALESYKKDIALAKESGNKETIEKEVAQVNEKVEVWTSLVNEKDPYEALNIQVSILMEACADEALLEESGLLLEEGGLRNIITAFELLNRCEEVEITSSDDENISDEPTDSGELVDGDSTDSS
- a CDS encoding RNA polymerase sigma factor, encoding MKLIKLKTNFIKAYDAHHASIYRFLRVKVASDELAQDLTAEAFAKAWDYLSRNPEKYPDNERAYLYKTAYNTMADHYRKSSTSKEFAIDDENLLEYLDNTGQTGVLDTSGSDIGDILDIRTSMESVQTALSELGGNHAELITLRYIEELSNTEIAEILGKTEVAVRVGVFRALKELRGKLTTEEIKMT
- a CDS encoding DeoR family transcriptional regulator; amino-acid sequence: AQDGLPFRSSERAEDGKNNDSVTSLNNERNPEHRPEHRPELAEGPVEGPRQASYAPPAGGPLYAGIYTGVEEAEEPHVELADERSPEHRPESVEGLAEGHAGSSLDIPERREKNYIQNSENVLKSASVSEAGNAKSLVSEFGEYAGAPRVSDDPGPLKATRARSEGSPLTDRHETILTHLGNNGAVQVADLSNILQDISPRTIRRDLDKLIKMGKVTKHGKTNGAKYRLA